The proteins below come from a single Rhinoraja longicauda isolate Sanriku21f chromosome 5, sRhiLon1.1, whole genome shotgun sequence genomic window:
- the mycn gene encoding N-myc protein, with protein sequence MPGIMSSSSSSNSSSTSSSTSSSLLPPSSSSSSSTAAPSSSSSSSSASCSSACCCSRSSAFCKNYDLEYDSYQPYFYPDDYGPEADFYPPSEDIWKKFELLPTPPLSPSRAGWCGAAAPGDGDGEGDWVSELLLLQEEDDEGGPLACAQPGVAAAAARGGGAVVVAGGIGGGGGGARAVVGVASSSSSSSSSKSLLNAIVLQDCMWSGFSAREKLEKVVTEKLYAAQQDKAASPGGAGAMCTPSAATATVTTTAAAAAAAPTDTASSSGSGSGSRCTALGAQGPGSRHSNHGELLQQHPASQCVDPAVVFPFPLNRGAASRGGAAPEPASSLASSGNETPSDSEEEEDDDEEEDEEEEEEEEEEEEEEEEEEEEEEEEEDEEEEEEEEEEIDVVTVEKRRSSSSKHVTTLTVTVRSHSSGCGSSKTHNASLLKRCAPIHQQHNYAAPSPYTECDEMPPLKKVKSEAVRLAKQVPPPRSKSASPRGSDSEDNERRRTHNILERQRRNDLRSSFLTLRDQIPELVKNDKAAKVIILKKATDYVRSLQSEEQKLLSEKEKLKAKQQVLVKRLEEIRTR encoded by the exons ATGCCTGGGATCATGTcatccagcagcagcagcaacagcagcagcacatCGTCGTCCACCTCCAGCTCtctgctccccccctcctcctcctcctcctcctccacagccgccccctcctcctcctcctcctcctcctcagcctcctgctcctCTGCTTGCTGCTGCAGCCGCTCCTCCGCTTTCTGCAAGAACTACGACCTGGAGTACGACTCCTACCAGCCCTACTTCTACCCTGACGACTACGGCCCCGAGGCTGACTTCTACCCGCCGAGCGAGGACATCTGGAAGAAGTTCGAGCTGCTGCCcactcccccgctctcccccagCCGCGCCGGCTGGTGCGGGGCCGCTGCTCccggggatggggacggggaAGGGGACTGGGTGtcggagctgctgctgctgcaggagGAGGACGATGAGGGCGGCCCGCTGGCCTGTGCACAGCCCGGAGTGGCGGCTGCTGCTGCCAGGGGCGGAGGGGCGGTGGTGGTGGCGGGGGGGATTGGCGGCGGTGGTGGAGGAGCGAGAGCAGTGGTGGGGGtcgccagcagcagcagcagcagcagcagcagcaagagcCTGCTCAACGCCATCGTGCTGCAGGACTGCATGTGGAGCGGCTTCTCGGCCCGGGAGAAGCTGGAGAAGGTGGTGACCGAGAAGCTGTACGCGGCACAGCAGGACAAGGCTGCCAGCCCGGGGGGAGCTGGTGCAATGTGCACCCCCTCTGCTGCTACTGCTACTGTTAccaccactgctgctgctgctgctgcagcccCCACGGACACcgccagcagcagcggcagcggcagcggcagcagatGCACCGCCCTGGGTGCACAGGGACCGGGAAGCAGGCACTCCAACCACGGCGAGCTGCTGCAGCAGCACCCCGCCTCCCAGTGCGTCGACCCGGCCGTGGTCTTCCCCTTCCCGCTGAACCGAGGCGCGGCTTCCCGGGGAGGGGCGGCACCCGAGCCCGCCTCCTCGCTCGCCAGCTCCGGCAACGAGACCCCCAGCGATTCCG AGGAGGAGGAAGATGATGATgaggaggaagatgaggaggaagaggaagaagaagaagaagaggaggaagaggaggaggaggaggaggaggaggaggaggaggaagaggatgaggaggaagaggaagaggaagaggaagaaattGATGTGGTGACTGTTGAAAAGCGCCGGTCATCCTCCAGCAAGCATGTGACCACCCTGACTGTGACTGTCCGCTCCCACAGCTCTGGCTGTGGCTCCTCCAAGACCCACAATGCCTCTCTGCTGAAGAGGTGCGCCCCCATTCATCAGCAGCACAACTACGCCGCGCCTTCGCCCTACACAGAGTGCGACGAGATGCCGCCCCTGAAGAAGGTGAAGAGCGAGGCCGTGCGCCTGGCCAAGCAGGTGCCCCCCCCCAGGTCCAAGAGCGCCAGCCCCCGCGGCTCAGACTCCGAGGACAACGAGCGGCGGCGCACTCACAACATCCTGGAGCGCCAGCGGAGGAATGACCTGCGCTCCAGCTTCCTCACCTTGCGGGACCAGATACCCGAGCTGGTGAAAAACGACAAGGCGGCCAAGGTCATCATCCTGAAAAAAGCCACAGACTACGTGCggtctctccagtctgaagagcaGAAACTGTTGTCAGAGAAGGAGAAACTGAAAGCCAAGCAGCAGGTTCTGGTAAAGAGACTGGAAGAAATAAGGACTCGCTAG